The nucleotide window GGGGGCGCGGTCCAGGTACAGCGTGTGCGCGGGGCTGAACGGGTCGGGCACGAGGCGCACGTGGTACTGGTAGGTACGGGCCGTAGCATCGAAGCGGGCGTGGGCCGTGGCGGGCACCGGATGCACGGCCTGAACCCGGATATCCGGGGGCAGTGCCCGGTTGAGGCGGTAGAGCAGCGTGGGCAGATCAAGGCTCTCGGGCAAGTCGGCATCGAAGTGCGCCACCTGGTGGCTGGCGTGCACGCCCGAGTCGGTACGGCCGCTGCCCAGGCAGTATACCGGCTGGCGCAGCACCTGCGAGAGGCGCCGGTCCAGCTCCTGCTGCACGGTGCTCATGCCCGGCTGAATCTGCCAGCCATGGTACTGGGTACCATCGTAGGCCAGATGAAGAAAGTAGCGCACAAGTAAATGGTTGAGAGTTGAAGGCTATATGGCTGATAGCAGACAGAAAGAGGGTAGCCGGACCGGGCGGCCCCACTACCCTCCTGTTGGCTGACGTAAGGCCGCAAGTCGCCTTATACCTTCTCGTAAATCACGGCGGCGCCCTGCCCTACGCCTACGCACATAGCAGCCAGTCCGTAGCGCACACCCTCACGGCGCTGCATCTCGTGTACCAGCGTGGCCGTGATGCGCGCTCCGGAGCAGCCCAGCGGGTGCCCGATGGCAATGGAGCCGCCGTTCACGTTTACCTTGGTCATATCCAGGCCCAGGTCGCGGATGCAGGCAATGCTCTGCACGGCAAAGGCTTCGTTGAGCTCAATCAGGTCGATGTCGTCCAGGGTGAGGCCGGCGCGCTGCAGCACTTTCTGAATAGCTGGCACCGGCCCGATGCCCATGTAGGCGGGGTCAACGCCGGCCACGGCCGAGGAAACCACGCGGGCCATCGGCTTCAGCTTGAAGCGCTCCAGCGCGTCTTCGTTCACCAGTAGCACGGCGGCGGCACCATCGTTGATACCGGCCGAGTTGCCGGCCGTCACGGTGCCATCTACGGGCTGGAAGGCAGGCTTGATGGTGGCCAGCTTTTCCAGCGACGACAAGCGCGGGGCCTCGTCGGTGTCGAACAGGGCGGCATCACCTTTAGGCTGGTGGATGAACACGGGCACGATTTCGCGGCGGAATCGGCCTTTCTCGTTGGCGCGCTGGTACTTCAGCTGCGAGTCGAAGGCAAACTGGTCCTGCTCCTGGCGGGTGATGCCATAGCGCTTGGCCACGTTCTCGGCCGTTTCGCCCATGGCAAAGGGGTGGTGCAGCTTCGAGAGCTTGGGGTTCACGAAGCGCCAGCCCAGAGTGGTGTCGTGGGCGGTGAAGTCGCGGGCAAAGGCGGTGGACGACTTGGCCACCACAAAAGGCGCGCGCGTCATGCTTTCGGCACCGCCGGCCAGGTACACGTCGCCTTCTCCGGCCTTGATGGCCCGGGCGGCGTCGATGATGCTTTGCAGGCCCGAGGCGCACAGGCGGTTTACGGTGTTGCCGCCCACTGACAAGGGCAGACCGGCCAGCAGCGCGGCCATGCGGGCCACGTTGCGGTTGTCTTCGCCGGCCTGGTTGGCGGCGCCCATAATTACGTCTTCAATGGCGGCTTTATCTACGGAGGGGTTGCGGCGCAGCAGCTCGCGCAGCACGTGCGCGGCCATGTCGTCGGGGCGGACGCTGCTCAGGGCGCCGCCGAATTTGCCAATCGGCGTGCGGACGGCGTCCACAATATAGGCTTGGGGCATGGAAGGTAAATGCGGTTTTTCCGGTGGTTGTTGGCTACTTTTGCCGGCCCCGGCGCGGCCGGGACCCTGTCGATTCAATCAACCCACAAAGATGATACAAAGAATTCAAAGCGTATTCCTTCTGTTGCTGGCGCTGGCCATGCTGAGCGTCGTTTTTCTGCCCATCTGGTCGAAAACCGACCCACTCACGGGCAACGAAGTGGTGCTGACGGCCACCCAATTAGCCTTCACCAAAGGCCAGGGGCCGGCTACCAGCACCTGGCCCATTGCGGCGCTGGCCGTAGCGGCGGCGGCCGTGGCCGTGTTTGAAATATTTCAATTCCGCAACCGCCTCCGTCAGCAGCAGATCGGCACCTTCAACTTGTTGCTCATCATGAGCACCATCGGCGCGGGTTTCTACTACTCCGGCATCGGGGAGCGGCTGCTCAACATCAAAGTACCCGGCACCTTCGAGGCAGGGTTCTACCTGCCCACGCTGGCGCTGCTGCTCAACGTGCTGGCCAACCGCTTTATCCGCCGCGACGAGAAGCTGGTGCGCAGCATGGACCGGCTGCGGTAGCTTAGTAGCCAAACAAAAAGAAAGGCTTCCTTGTTCAGGGAGGCCTTTCTTTTTTAGGTTTTGTGGTCAACTACCGGCGGGGCTGCTGGCTTACGTATTCCTGCAGTTCCTTCACGTTTGAGCTAAAGCTGAACAGCTCGTATACCTGGTAGAAGTTCTGCGGATCGATCAGCCGGCCGTAGGCGTACTTGGCCAGCACCACCCGCTGGTCTTCAAAGCTGAATACCCGCAACAGGCGCTTGAGGTCCTCGGTGCGCAGAGCAACGCGGGATAAGCCATCCTGCAGAATGCCCAGCTTGTCTTTATCGAAAGCCTTGCGCTCAGCAGCCCGCACCAGGGCTTCTACTTCCTGGGGTTTCATCACGGAGGGGTAGTTATTGCGGTAGTCGTCGGCAGGGCGGCTCTGGGCGCTGTACTGCTGCAGCTCCTTCACGTTGGAGTCGAAGTTGAACAGCTCATACACCTGGTAGAAGTTCTGGGGGTCAGCCACGTGGTCGTAGGCGTACTTGGCCATTTCCAGGCGCTGACTCTCAAAATCGAAGCCGCGCAGCAGGCGCTTCAGCTCCTGGGTGCGGATGGCCGACTGGGCCAGGGCTTCCTGGGCAATGGGTAGCTTGTCTTTGTCGAAGGCCTTGGTTTTCAGCACGCGGAGCAGAGCATCCACATCGGCGGCGTTCATGAGAGTGCGGTAGCGGCCGGAGTAGTCAGGACGTCGGTCGTCGCGGCGGTCCTCGTCCCGGTCGTCGCGCCGGTCATCATCGCGCCGGTCGTCATCGCGCCGGTCGTCGCGGTTGTCGTAGCTGCCGTCACGGTCGTCGTTGCGGCTGTCGTAGCCGGCGTCGGGGTTGCCGTAGGGGCCGGGATAGTCGTTGTAGTGCGGGTTACGGCGCCATGGGCCCCGCATGGGCACCGCCGAGGCTTTGCGCAACACGGGCGGGTAGCCCTGGCGCGTCACCAGCACGTAGCTCGATTCGTAGCCGGCTTCCAGAAAAACGCGGGTACGATACTTCACGTAGCCCCGACCGGCCGGCACCCGGAACTCGGCCCAGTGGGAGCCGGGCTGCACCCGGTCCAGGTACACTTCCCGCGCCACCCGGCGGGTGAGCAGGTTGCCATCAAAGATGAGCTTGAAGGGCACCCCGCGCTCCGAAATAAAGTTGACGTTGGCCGGGGCGGCGAGAAGTTGCGCAGCCCATAGCAGGAAGCTGCAGCAGAGAAGTAGGGCCTTTTTCATGGCAGAGCGGATAAGCCGGGCCATGTAGCTGGCCCTTGCCGGAGCTTTTTCCAAGGATTATGCCAACCCGGAACTTTCTCACTAGGCCGGCTGTTAGCGCGCGCCTGTTCCGCCCATGTTCTTCCCGGTACGCTCATAAAAAACGGCCGATACAGAGCGTATCGACCGTTTTCAGCTCAAGAAAAAATCCTGCAGGTTACTGCGAAATACGCGTCACCTTAAACTCGGTGCGGCGGTTGCGCTGGTGCTCATCTTCGGTGCGGGCATTTTTCAGCACGGGCCGGGTTTCGCCGTAGCCTTTGGCCGTAATGCGGTTCTTAGCAATACCCTTAGAGATAATGTAGTTCACCGCCGACTGCGCCCGCTTCTGCGAAAGGCTCAGGTTGTAAGCGTCCTTGCCGCGGGAGTCGGTGTGGGAGCTGAGCTCGATAGTAATTTTGGGATTGTCGACCAGCGTCTGCACCAGCTTATCCAGCTCCAGAGCCGCATCGGGCCGGATGTTCCACTTGTCGTAGTCGTAGAAGATGTTTTCGACTACAATGGCCTTGTTCACCACAATCTTGTCAAGGGTGAGTGTCACGGGCAGCTTGATGTCGTTCTGCGCGGCCGGCAGCTCATCCTGCGTGGGCACCTTGCCTACGGTGGTCAGGCTCTGGCGGGCCGTGAAGTAGCCAGTGCGGTCGGCTACCAGCGCATAGGTGCTGGCCGTATCCAGCTTGAAGCTGAACTTGCCATCGGGACCCGACTGCGTGGTTTGCAAGCGCTGACCGTTGCGGCCCAGCAGCGCGACCTCCTCGCCCGCCAGGGGCTTGGTTTCGCCGGTTTTGGAGTCTTTTTCCAGCAGCGTGCCGTCGGCGAAGAGCGTGACCAGCTTAAGAGGCTTGCGGCGGAACAGGTACAGGTCATCGGAGCCCTTGCCGCCGCTGCGGTTGGAGGAAAACACGCCCGCATCCTTGGCCGTGAAGAAGGGCGCAAAGTCGTCGGCGGTGCTATTGATGGGGGCGCCCACGTTTTTCACCGCGCCCTTCTCTACCCGGAAGATATCAAGCCGGCCCAGGCCGGGGTGCCCATCAGAGGAGAAGTAGAGCGTACCATCGGGGGCCACTGCCGGAAAGTTTTCGTTGCCGGGCGTGTTGATTTTGTCGCCCAGGTTTTCGGGGGCGGAAAAGCGGTTGCCTTCTTCCAGCGTAGTCTTATAAAGGTCATTGCCCCCGCTGCCGCCGGTGCGGCTGGAAGAAAAGTACAGCGTGCGGCCGTCGGGCGAGAAGGCGGGCGAGAAGTCGTCGGCGGTTTTGCTGTTGAGGCCCCGCGCCAGCACCGGCTCCGTCCACTCATTTCCCCGGAAGTACGACACAAACAAGTCCACGCTCTGGTAGCCTTCCTTGGCCTGCTTCTTGGTGCCGTTGTTGGAGCGGGCAAACACCATCGTCTTGCCATCGGGCGAGTAGGTGGCGCTGGCCTCGTGCTTGTCGGCGGTGTTGAAAACGGGCTCCAGGCGCCGGATGGACCGGCCGCCGGTCAGCTGCGGCTCGCCCGCCAGCGTCACGGCGTACAGGTCGTTGAAGCCTTCCCCGTTGCCCAGGTACTTCTTGCCGTCGCGGCCCGAGGCAAACACCAGCTCCTTGGTGGTAGGGAAGATAGTAGCGCCAAAGTCCGAAGAAGGCGAGTTCACCGAGTCCAGGGCCTGCACTTCGTTGTTGGTGCGCTGAGCCAGCAGCTCGGGCACCAGTTTGGTGTTCTTGGCTTCCAGCTCGGCGCGGGGCACCAGCTTGGCGTTGGCTCCGTTCTGGGCGTAGGCTTCAAACTGCGTGGTAGCTTCCTCGTATTTGCCGTTGGCTTTCAAGGCTTCGGCGTAGTAGAACTTGGCGTCATTGGATTTCACCCCGCCGCCAATGGCCGAGTTGTAGTAGTCCTCGGCCTGCTCGATGCGGTTGGACAGGCGGTAGGATTCCGCAATGCGGAAGTTGGAAAACGCGGTGCGCTTGCCCTTTTTCACGTCGGCTTTGTACAGGGGAATGGCTTCCTCGTACTCGCCCCGCACAAAACGCCGGTCGGCCTTGGTGAGCTGGTCCGAGGCGCTGCAGCCGCTCAGCCACCCCGTGGTGCCGGCCGCTGCGCATAGGATTAGAAATTTCCGCATAGGAATAGAAGAAAAAAGGTCGGGCTGAAGCTTCCGCTCAGGCAGGTAACGCTGGCCGCCGCCGAGCAAGTATAAGCAGTTTGGACAGGATTGTACCGCGCTCAAGCTGGCGAGGTTGCTGCCGCCGCGAAATACCGGGCCAGCCAGGTAGCGCGGGCCGGCGCGGGCCACTGCTCGCGCAGCTCGGCGCAGGTGGCCACGGTGTTGTTGAAGTAGGGAGTATCGGGTTTCAGGTGGCCCTCCGCCACGGCGCCGCGCAGAGCCAGCCGGTCCAGCAGCTGCACTTCGCCGGCCACCAGAAATGCCAGCCGGGCCTTATCCAGGAGCTGAACGTCCAGCAGTTCTTCCAGTTCGCGCACAAAGCGCACGGAGGCATCAATGGAACAGCCACTGGCATCGGCTACGGCCTCGTCCAGCCCGATAACCAGAAACTGCCGGTGCAGGACTTCGGCGGAGGCGGCCAGGGTGCGGCCGTGGCTGGTCCACTCCTGGGCGAACTGCCGCAAGGCTGGCTGCATGTCCACTATTTCAGCCTCCGTGAAGGGCCGGCTGGCCTGATAAATCCACACGCGCGCCGAAGCAGGCAACTGGTCGAAGGGAACGTACACGGACTTCAGATTTTACGGATGAGAAACGGATGTGACAGATAAGCGGCCAGTAAGCTGCCCGCCAAAACACCTATCTTACTACAAATAAACAGCCCCGCCCGGAAGTTCCGACGCGGGGCTGTTATTCGGTTGGCTGTTATGAGTTGCGAGTTGCCAAAGCTCTATCAACTGGCAACTCATAACTCGCAACTGATAATTAAGCATTCAGACCTTCGGCGGAGGCAATCAGCTCGGCCAGGTCGAACACCTGCACGTCCGACTCCCGCTCTTTGTTTTTCACGCCGTCGGCCATCATGGTCATGCAGAACGGGCAGGCTACGGCAATGACGCTGCCGCCGCGGTTGGAGCCAGCGGGCAGCACCGGGGCGGTGCTTTCCACGCCCTGCAGGTTCAGCAGCACATCGGCGTCGCCGTCCAGGGTGGCCAGGGCTTCCTCGGCGCGTTCCACGTTGATGTCTTTTTTGCCGGGCTCGGGCTCTTTCCACATCTGGGCGCCGCCGGCTCCGCAGCAGAGGCCATTGGTTTTGCAGCGCTTCATTTCCAGTAGGTCGGCGTCCAGCACTTCCAGCACGGCGCGGGGTGCCTCGTAGATGTTGTTGGCGCGGCCCAGGTAGCAGGAGTCGTGAAAGGTGATGCGGCGGCCCTTGAACGACTCCCCGCCCTCGGCCTTCACCTTGCCCTCGTTGATGAGCTGCTGCAGGAAAGTACTGTGGTGAATCACCTCGTACTCGCCGCCCAGCGCGGGGTACTCGTTCTTGATGGTGTTGAAGCAGTGCGGGCAGGCCGTTACCACCTTCTTGATGCCGTAGCCATTGAGGGTAGTAATGTTCTGCATGGCCTGCATCTGAAACAGGAATTCGTTGCCGGCGCGCTTGGCCGGGTCGCCGGTGCAGCTTTCTTCCATACCCAGCACCGCGTAGTTCACGCCCACGTGCTCCAGAATGCGCACGAAAGCCCGCGTCACGCGCTTGTAACGGTCGTCGAAGGCGCCGGCGCAGCCCACCCAGAACAGAATTTCCGGCGTTTCGCCCCGGGCAGCCAGGTCGGCCATCATCGGAACACTTACTTGGCGCTTGGCAGTTAATTCAGCCATTATAGTAGTGAGTAGTCGGTATTGAGTATTGAGACAGGAGAAAAAGAGAAGCAGCAATGGTTTGGGTGAAGCAGAGCAATCAGAACATAGATGTCTCACTACTCATTACCCAATACTCACTACTTCTCCGCCACGAACAGGTCGTCGGCCCAGTTGAAGCGGTCCGAGGGTGAGAAGGCCCAGGGCGCCCCGTTATTTTCGATGTTGGAGAACATGACGTTGAGCGAGTTGGGCGCGGCCGACTCTTCCAGCACCAGGAAGCGGCGCATTTCCACAATGCTTTCCAGCGGGTTAATGTTCACCGGGCAGGCTTCCACGCAGGCGTTGCAGGTAGTGCAGGCCCAGAGCTCCTCAGGTGTCACGTAGCCGCGCAGCAGGGTGTGGTTTTCGCGGTCCAGCTGTTCCTGCGGGTCGTGCTTGGCTTCCTTGCCGTAGAGGTTGGGGTTGAAAATCAGCGGTGAGTTGTACTTCTCCTCTACCCTGTCGCGCGTGTCCATGATGATTTTGCGCGGAGAAAGCAGCTTGCCGGTGATGTTGGCCGGGCAAACTGAAGTGCAGCGGCCACACTCGGTGCAGGAGTAGGCGTTCAGCAGGTTGGTCCAGGCCAGGTCGTTCACATCCTTAGCCCCGAAGGGAGTAGGCGCGGCGGCGGAGCCATCGGGCTCCGTGGCGGGGGCGGGCACCTGGTAGGTGGGGTCCATCATAGCCTTCACCTCGTGGGTGATACTGTCCACGTTCGAGAACTGCCCCTGCGGCACCAGCCGGGAGTAGTAAACGTTCGGGAAGGCCATGATGATGTGAAAGTGCTTGGACGAAGGCAGGTAATTCAGAAATAGCAGAATGCCCACGATGTGCGCCCACCAGCCCACGCGCTCCAGCACGTGCAGGGCCGTAGGGCTGTCGGGTAGCAGACCCGTGAGAAACTGGCTGATGGGAAAAGCGCCGGGCAAGCTGGCGCCGTGCAGCTTCAGGTCGGCGGCATTCATCAGGAACAAGGCCGCCATCAGTACCACTTCGATGTAGAGAATGACGTTGGCATCAAGCCGGGGCCAGGCGCGCATTTCCGGGCCGGTAAACCGACGTACGCCTTTTACATTACGGCGCCACCACAACGCCGCCACGGCCAGTACCACCAGCGCGCCTAACACCTCATTGGTGCCGGTGAGCAGTGAGTACAGCGGCCCCAGGAAGCTCAGCACCCGGTGCGTGCCGAAAATACCGTCAATCAATATCTCGATGACTTCGATGTTGATGACGATAAAGCCAATATACACGATGAGGTGCAGAATGGCCGGCGTGAGGCGCTTGAACATTTTCTGCTGCCCGAAGGCCACCAGCAGGGTTTTCCACAGCCGCTCATTCACGTGGCCGCTCATGTCCCGGTCGCGCCCGACGAGGATATTGGCCCGAATCTTCCGCGCTTGCCAGGCAAACAGGCCGAAGCCCGCCACCGCCACCAGCAGGAAGAGGATGTTTTGAATAGAAAAGTGCACGGAGAAATGGGTAGGTTTGGGGTTTAGGCCGAAATATACTCGGTATGCATAATAAATCCTGTCTTTTTCCGGCCGGAAAGATTTTTTTACCCTACGGCTTGCAGGTTGAAATTGGTTTGCTACTTTTGTGCTCCCCAACGGTCATACGGGCCTTTTGCGGGAAGATGGTAATGTAGCTCAGTTGGTAGAGCACAGCACTGAAAATGCTGGTGTCGTTGGTTCGATTCCAACCATTACCACCGGAAAGCCCTCTTTGCAGCCTGCAAAGAGGGCTTTTTTATTTCTTCCGTACAAACCCGGCTATTCTGTCTCCGCGGCTTTTTTTCGTGGATCTGCCCGTCCAAAACGGGTGAACCTGCCGGATGTCGCCGGAAATTCTTTTTCCGGCCGGGTACTATTCCTGTCGGGTTTCGGTTGAAGAGTTATATGTTGCCACTTGGCAACGACATCTTCGCAATTTTGTGGATGAGTGGCCTGCGCTGCTGTACTGCACCTTACTCTCCACATGGCTCAGCAAGTTCGATTCACCAACACCACCCAATCTGCTTTTTTCGCCACGGTACGCCAGCGGGTAGATGCTCATTTTCAGGCCAATAGCCTTTCCAAGCACGCCAACGGCGCTATGTGGGCCAAAACGGCGTTCTACCTGACTAGCTTCGTGGTTTTTTATGCGCTGCTTATTTCCGGGCAATTCGGGCTGGGTGGTATGGCGCTGCTGGCGGGGCTGTTGGGCGCGTTCAGCGCCTTTATCGGCTTCAATGTGTGCCACGACGCCATTCACGGCTCCTTCTCGGCCGACAAGCGGGTAAATAAAGTTTTCAGCCTGCTCTTCAACCTTATTGGGGCCAATCCTTACATGTGGAGCATCACGCACAACGTGGTGCACCACACCTACACCAACATTCCGGGTCACGACGAGGACATTGAAGTAGCCCCAGGCCTGGTGCGGCTGTCGGAGGACGAGCCTGTGAACCGGGTGCAACGCTACCAGCACCTCTACGCGTTTTTCCTGTACGGGCTGGCCTCGCTCTCGTGGGTTTTGCGCAAGGACTACCTGAAGTTCTTCAAGGAAAAGATCGGCCAGCACGACAACCGAAAGCACCCGCGTCAGGAGTATTTCAACCTGTTTTTTTACAAAGCTCTTTACTACGTGCTCTTCATTGTGCTGCCGCTGGTGGTGCTCGATATTACGTGGTGGCAGTTCGTGCTGGGCTTTCTGCTGATGCACTTCGTAGAAGGTCTGGTGCTGGGACTGGTATTCCAGCTGGCGCACGTGGTAGAGGGCACGGAGTTTCCGGTGCCCGACGAAACCGGCGACATGCGCGAAGCCTGGGCCGCTCACCAGATGCGCACCACGGCCAATTTCTCCACTACCAGTCCGCTGGCGCATTTCCTCTGCGGCGGCCTCAACCAGCAGATCGAGCACCATCTGTTCCCGAAAATCTGCCATATCCACTACCCGGCCATTTCGGGCATCGTGAAGCAGACGGCCCACGAGTTTGGCTTGCCTTACCTGGAAAACCGGACCTTTTTCACCGCCCTCCGCTCCCACTACCGCGTGCTGCGCAAGCTGGGCAAGGAAGCCTATGCGCTGGAAAAAGTGCGGGCCTACGCTTAAGCTGACTTCAGAAAGCGGTATCTGATTCTGATATCATAAGGCAGAAGTAAGCTCGACGTTAACTATGCCTCCCGGCGGGCGTAAGCACAGGAAACCTATTCCTGTCCGCTATGGCTGCTCGCCTCACTCCTGCCCGCTCGTCCGGCACCACGCAATCCGTCTGGTTTCCGACTGCCGACCCGCTACCAACTTTTAAGCCGCTTCGCCAGAGTACCACGGCCGATGTAGTGGTAGTGGGAGCAGGCATAGCAGGCCTGACTACCGCGTATCTGCTGGGCAAGGCCGGCAAAAAGGTGGTAGTGCTGGAAGACGGCGAAATAGCCAGCGGCGAATCCGGGCGCACCACGGCCCACCTTTCCAATGCCCTCGACGACCGGTACTCCACGCTGGAGCAGCTCTTTGGAGAGGAAGGCGCCCGGCTGGCAGCCGAAAGCCATACGGCGGCCATTGCCGAAATCGAGAAAATCGTCCTGACAGAAAAAATAGCCTGTGGCTTTACCCGCCTCAACGGCTACCTGTTTTTGCCGGCCGACGGTACGGAGCAGGAACTGGACGAGGAACTGGAGGCAGCACACCGGGCCGGCCTGAAATCGGTGAAAAAGCTGCGCGACTCCGGCACTCCCGGCTTCCATACCGGCCCCTGCCTGCGCTTTCCCGAGCAAGGCCAGTTCCATATTCTGCAATACCTCCACGGCCTCGTAGATGCCATTACGGCCCAGGGCGGGCAGATTTTTACGCACACGCACGTAGAAGCGGTGGAAGGCGGTAGCTCGGCCCGCGTGACGACAACAGGCGGCCAGGAAGTAACCGCCGGGGCTATTGTCGTTGCTACCAATACGCCCTTCAACGACCGGGTGGTGATGCACACCAAGCAGGCTCCTTACCGCACGTACGCCCTGGCGGCCCGCATGCCCAAAGGCTCCATGACGCCAGCTTTGTATTGGGACACGGCCGACCCCTACCACTATATCCGCTTGCAGGAAGACCCCAACCAGGGAGACGACCTGCTGATTGTGGGCGGCGAGGACCACAAAACCGGCCAGGAAGCCAACCCCGCCGAGCGGCTGCAGTGCCTCGAAGACTGGACGCGGAAGCACTTCCCGCAAATCACGAGCATCGACTTTCGCTGGTCGGGGCAGGTGATGGAACCTACGGATGGCCTGGCCTACGCCGGCCGTAATCCGCTGGATAACGACAATGTATACATCATCACCGGTGACTCGGGCCACGGCATGACGCACTCCACCTTGGGCGCTATGCTCATTCGGGACCTGATTCTGGAGCAACCCAACCCCTGGGAAAAGCTCTACGACCCGGGCCGCATCACGCTGAAGCCGGAGTCTATCAAGGAATTCGTGCGGGAGAATGTGAACGTGGCGGCGGAATACACGGAACTGCTCACCGGCGGCGATGTGGCTACTTCTGAGGAAATTGCGGTGGGCTCGGGCGCTGTACTGCGGCGCGGCCTCACCAAAGTAGCCGTGTACAAAGACAAGGCCGGCCAGACCCACGAATGTTCGGCCATTTGCCCGCATTTGGGGTGCGTGGTGCACTGGAACGGGCTGGAAAGCAGTTGGGACTGCCCCTGCCACGGCTCCCGCTTCGACGCCTACGGCAAGCTGCTGATGGGCCCCGCCAATTCAGATTTGGGTGCTATAGAGAAGTAGGGCACGGTCTACAGGCAAGGCGTTTTCAGTCGGGCTTCCTCCGCGTACAGGTAGCCCAGGCGGGCGGCGCGCCCGAAGAACTCGCAGGCGGCGGCGCGGTTCTGCTGGGCCTCGGCCAGCCGGCCCAGCAGAAAGTAAATCTGCCCGTTGCGCGGCTGGTTTAGCAGCACCTGCTGGTAATCGGCGCGGGCGGCCTGAAACTCGCCCAGCTTAAACCAGGCCAGCCCGCGGTACGTGAGGTAGCGGCCCGATGGGCTTTTACCTTGGGCTTCGCGCTGGCGCAGGCCAGTAGTCAGATCCAGAATGGCCGGCCGAAACTGCCGCTGCTCAAACAAGCGCAACTCGCCCCGGTCAAGCCAGGCTCCGGTTTGGGTGGAGTCGACGGCCAGCGCCTGGTTGAAGCTCCGTAGCGCCTTGCCGGATTGCCCCACGGCCGCGTAGCATTGCCCCATGCGCCACCACAGCCGGGCGCGGCGTGGCGTAGCTATTTCCTCCTGCTGTATCGCCACCG belongs to Hymenobacter sp. J193 and includes:
- a CDS encoding DUF4476 domain-containing protein translates to MKKALLLCCSFLLWAAQLLAAPANVNFISERGVPFKLIFDGNLLTRRVAREVYLDRVQPGSHWAEFRVPAGRGYVKYRTRVFLEAGYESSYVLVTRQGYPPVLRKASAVPMRGPWRRNPHYNDYPGPYGNPDAGYDSRNDDRDGSYDNRDDRRDDDRRDDDRRDDRDEDRRDDRRPDYSGRYRTLMNAADVDALLRVLKTKAFDKDKLPIAQEALAQSAIRTQELKRLLRGFDFESQRLEMAKYAYDHVADPQNFYQVYELFNFDSNVKELQQYSAQSRPADDYRNNYPSVMKPQEVEALVRAAERKAFDKDKLGILQDGLSRVALRTEDLKRLLRVFSFEDQRVVLAKYAYGRLIDPQNFYQVYELFSFSSNVKELQEYVSQQPRR
- a CDS encoding (Fe-S)-binding protein; this encodes MHFSIQNILFLLVAVAGFGLFAWQARKIRANILVGRDRDMSGHVNERLWKTLLVAFGQQKMFKRLTPAILHLIVYIGFIVINIEVIEILIDGIFGTHRVLSFLGPLYSLLTGTNEVLGALVVLAVAALWWRRNVKGVRRFTGPEMRAWPRLDANVILYIEVVLMAALFLMNAADLKLHGASLPGAFPISQFLTGLLPDSPTALHVLERVGWWAHIVGILLFLNYLPSSKHFHIIMAFPNVYYSRLVPQGQFSNVDSITHEVKAMMDPTYQVPAPATEPDGSAAAPTPFGAKDVNDLAWTNLLNAYSCTECGRCTSVCPANITGKLLSPRKIIMDTRDRVEEKYNSPLIFNPNLYGKEAKHDPQEQLDRENHTLLRGYVTPEELWACTTCNACVEACPVNINPLESIVEMRRFLVLEESAAPNSLNVMFSNIENNGAPWAFSPSDRFNWADDLFVAEK
- a CDS encoding acetyl-CoA C-acyltransferase, translated to MPQAYIVDAVRTPIGKFGGALSSVRPDDMAAHVLRELLRRNPSVDKAAIEDVIMGAANQAGEDNRNVARMAALLAGLPLSVGGNTVNRLCASGLQSIIDAARAIKAGEGDVYLAGGAESMTRAPFVVAKSSTAFARDFTAHDTTLGWRFVNPKLSKLHHPFAMGETAENVAKRYGITRQEQDQFAFDSQLKYQRANEKGRFRREIVPVFIHQPKGDAALFDTDEAPRLSSLEKLATIKPAFQPVDGTVTAGNSAGINDGAAAVLLVNEDALERFKLKPMARVVSSAVAGVDPAYMGIGPVPAIQKVLQRAGLTLDDIDLIELNEAFAVQSIACIRDLGLDMTKVNVNGGSIAIGHPLGCSGARITATLVHEMQRREGVRYGLAAMCVGVGQGAAVIYEKV
- the truA gene encoding tRNA pseudouridine(38-40) synthase TruA; translated protein: MRYFLHLAYDGTQYHGWQIQPGMSTVQQELDRRLSQVLRQPVYCLGSGRTDSGVHASHQVAHFDADLPESLDLPTLLYRLNRALPPDIRVQAVHPVPATAHARFDATARTYQYHVRLVPDPFSPAHTLYLDRAPDVEAMNEAAAHLVGAHDFTSFSKVKGSEKHYRCHCYEAGWHRVPGGLVFQIRANRFVRGMVRLVVGTLLDVGRGKLTPAQYGEVLHSLQRVHASGAAAAQGLFLCRVEYPAELVAGVALPVGLPYFAAG
- a CDS encoding DUF4293 domain-containing protein, producing MIQRIQSVFLLLLALAMLSVVFLPIWSKTDPLTGNEVVLTATQLAFTKGQGPATSTWPIAALAVAAAAVAVFEIFQFRNRLRQQQIGTFNLLLIMSTIGAGFYYSGIGERLLNIKVPGTFEAGFYLPTLALLLNVLANRFIRRDEKLVRSMDRLR
- a CDS encoding acyl-CoA desaturase — translated: MAQQVRFTNTTQSAFFATVRQRVDAHFQANSLSKHANGAMWAKTAFYLTSFVVFYALLISGQFGLGGMALLAGLLGAFSAFIGFNVCHDAIHGSFSADKRVNKVFSLLFNLIGANPYMWSITHNVVHHTYTNIPGHDEDIEVAPGLVRLSEDEPVNRVQRYQHLYAFFLYGLASLSWVLRKDYLKFFKEKIGQHDNRKHPRQEYFNLFFYKALYYVLFIVLPLVVLDITWWQFVLGFLLMHFVEGLVLGLVFQLAHVVEGTEFPVPDETGDMREAWAAHQMRTTANFSTTSPLAHFLCGGLNQQIEHHLFPKICHIHYPAISGIVKQTAHEFGLPYLENRTFFTALRSHYRVLRKLGKEAYALEKVRAYA
- a CDS encoding (Fe-S)-binding protein, with protein sequence MADLAARGETPEILFWVGCAGAFDDRYKRVTRAFVRILEHVGVNYAVLGMEESCTGDPAKRAGNEFLFQMQAMQNITTLNGYGIKKVVTACPHCFNTIKNEYPALGGEYEVIHHSTFLQQLINEGKVKAEGGESFKGRRITFHDSCYLGRANNIYEAPRAVLEVLDADLLEMKRCKTNGLCCGAGGAQMWKEPEPGKKDINVERAEEALATLDGDADVLLNLQGVESTAPVLPAGSNRGGSVIAVACPFCMTMMADGVKNKERESDVQVFDLAELIASAEGLNA
- a CDS encoding OmpA family protein, with product MRKFLILCAAAGTTGWLSGCSASDQLTKADRRFVRGEYEEAIPLYKADVKKGKRTAFSNFRIAESYRLSNRIEQAEDYYNSAIGGGVKSNDAKFYYAEALKANGKYEEATTQFEAYAQNGANAKLVPRAELEAKNTKLVPELLAQRTNNEVQALDSVNSPSSDFGATIFPTTKELVFASGRDGKKYLGNGEGFNDLYAVTLAGEPQLTGGRSIRRLEPVFNTADKHEASATYSPDGKTMVFARSNNGTKKQAKEGYQSVDLFVSYFRGNEWTEPVLARGLNSKTADDFSPAFSPDGRTLYFSSSRTGGSGGNDLYKTTLEEGNRFSAPENLGDKINTPGNENFPAVAPDGTLYFSSDGHPGLGRLDIFRVEKGAVKNVGAPINSTADDFAPFFTAKDAGVFSSNRSGGKGSDDLYLFRRKPLKLVTLFADGTLLEKDSKTGETKPLAGEEVALLGRNGQRLQTTQSGPDGKFSFKLDTASTYALVADRTGYFTARQSLTTVGKVPTQDELPAAQNDIKLPVTLTLDKIVVNKAIVVENIFYDYDKWNIRPDAALELDKLVQTLVDNPKITIELSSHTDSRGKDAYNLSLSQKRAQSAVNYIISKGIAKNRITAKGYGETRPVLKNARTEDEHQRNRRTEFKVTRISQ